The following proteins are co-located in the Lagopus muta isolate bLagMut1 chromosome 11, bLagMut1 primary, whole genome shotgun sequence genome:
- the HYAL1 gene encoding hyaluronidase-1, translating into MAPGWLCWALLLLLPALVHAAGPGPVLVNRPFVTIWNVPSESCTQQYNVTLALEVFDVVANTEEAFMGQDITLFYSSHLGVFPYYTAQGQPVNGGLPQNASLAAHLQQARRDIEAALPSAAYDGLAVIDWERWRPLWARDWGSMDIYRQKSEELVQRQHPLWPPSRVEEVAQQQYQKAARAFMEQVLQLGEAMRPGGYWGFYGFPDCYNNNFSNPLYNGSCPVVEQQRNQELDWLWNCSRALYPSIYLPQQLQGTDKVLRYVRYRVAEAFAVQQGILSTAIPVLPYTEILYDNTSAFLSEEDLVNTIGESAAQGAAGIIIWGSSADTASKEKCLKLRDYLDGVLGHYIVNVTTSAQLCSQSLCSGNGRCVRREGKTAFLQLDPRRFAINLKAKKPQPMVWILTANSDMSQLAEDFTCQCYSGWQGEHCDSQGSSHK; encoded by the exons ATGGCACCCGGGTGGCTTTGCTGggccctcctgctgctcctgcctgctctgGTCCATGCTGCCGGACCTGGCCCCGTTCTGGTCAACCGCCCCTTCGTCACCATCTGGAACGTCCCCAGCGAGTCCTGTACCCAGCAGTACAACGTCACTCTGGCCCTGGAGGTCTTTGATGTCGTGGCCAACACGGAAGAGGCCTTCATGGGGCAGGACATCACACTGTTCTACAGCTCGCACCTGGGGGTCTTCCCCTACTACACAGCGCAGGGGCAGCCAGTGAACGGGGGGCTGCCGCAGAATGCCAGCCTGGCGGCCCACCTGCAGCAGGCCAGGCGGGACATCGAGGCCGCGTTGCCCAGCGCTGCGTATGACGGGCTGGCTGTCATTGACTGGGAGCGGTGGCGCCCGCTGTGGGCCCGCGACTGGGGCTCCATGGACATCTACCGGCAGAAGTCGGAGGAGCTGGTGCAGCGGCAGCACCCGCTGTGGCCTCCCAGCCGTGTGGAGGAGGTGGCCCAGCAGCAATACCAGAAAGCTGCCCGCGCTTTCATGGAGCAGGTGCTACAGCTGGGCGAGGCCATGCGGCCTGGTGGCTACTGGGGCTTCTACGGCTTCCCCGACTGCTACAACAACAACTTCAGCAACCCGCTGTACAATGGCAGCTGCCCGGTGGTGGAGCAGCAACGCAACCAGGAGCTGGACTGGCTCTGGAACTGCAGCCGGGCGCTCTACCCCAGCATCTacctgccccagcagctccagggcaCCGACAAGGTGCTGCGCTATGTCCGGTACCGCGTGGCCGAGGCCTTCGCTGTCCAGCAGGGCATCCTCAGCACTGCCATCCCTGTCCTGCCCTACACCGAGATCCTCTATGACAACacctctgcctttctctctgAG GAGGATCTGGTGAACACTATTGGGGAGAGTGCGGCTCAGGGTGCTGCCGGCATCATCATCTGGGGAAGCTCTGCTGACACTGCCTCCAAG GAGAAGTGCCTGAAGCTGAGGGACTAcctggatggggtcctgggccACTACATCGTCAATGTGACAACCAGTGCCCAGCTGTGCAGCCAGAGCCTGTGCTCCGGGAACGGCCGCTGTGTGCGCAGGGAGGGCAAGACAGCCTTCCTACAGCTTGACCCCAGGCGCTTTGCCATCAACCTGAAAGCCAAAAAGCCCCAGCCTATGGTGTGGATCCTGACCGCCAACAGTGACATGTCCCAGCTGGCTGAGGACTTCACCTGCCAGTGCTACAGTGGCTGGCAGGGAGAGCACTGTGACAGCCAGGGCTCCTCTCATAAGTGA
- the HYAL2 gene encoding hyaluronidase-2 has translation MRGGCAAVLALVPALPWLVPAVLAVLARQSSEKPSAAPLLTRRPFLVAWNAPTQDCKPRFQVALDFSIFDLHASPNEGFVDQNLTIFYKERLGLYPYYNKRREPVNGGVPQQSSLAEHLARLQEGIGKYIRSATSEGLAVIDWEEWRPIWMRNWKPKDVYQEVSRELVKQRQPSWSPEEVNKQAVFEFESAARQFMVRTLRYAKSFRPKQLWGYYLFPDCYNHDYSKNKESYTGQCPDVEKTRNDQLAWLWNESLALYPSIYLDPLLASTPNSRKFVRARVMEAMRISRQHHEGYSLPVFVYTRPTYSRKMDVLSQLDLISTIGESAALGAAGVIFWGDVEYTKNRESCQTIKDYMEGDLGRYIVNVTTAAQHCSTTLCQGQGRCLRKNSTANVFLHLNPATFQLQHRDEEQPQRPLIWAKGHPSHTDIHFLQTHFRCHCYQGWQGNSCQQPAGPHGGAPGPLAPMGLGVLLVFLMWC, from the exons ATGCGCGGGGGCTGCGCGGCGGTGCTGGCGCTGGTGCCGGCGCTGCCCTGGCTGGTGCCGGCCGTCCTGGCCGTCCTGGCCCGGCAGTCCTCCGAAAAACCGTCGGCCGCGCCGCTGCTGACCCGACGGCCCTTTCTGGTGGCCTGGAATGCGCCCACGCAGGACTGCAAGCCCCGCTTCCAGGTGGCTCTGGACTTCAGCATCTTCGACCTGCACGCGTCTCCCAACGAGGGCTTCGTGGACCAGAACCTCACCATCTTCTACAAGGAGCGCCTGGGGCTCTACCCCTACTACAACAAGCGACGGGAGCCCGTCAACGGTGGCGTGccgcagcagagcagcctggctgaGCACCTGGCCCGGCTGCAGGAGGGCATCGGCAAGTACATCCGCTCGGCCACCTCGGAGGGGCTGGCGGTCATCGACTGGGAGGAGTGGCGGCCCATCTGGATGCGCAACTGGAAGCCCAAGGACGTGTACCAGGAGGTGTCCCGGGAGCTGGTGAAGCAGAGGCAGCCGTCCTGGTCCCCGGAGGAGGTGAACAAGCAGGCGGTCTTCGAGTTTGAGTCGGCCGCGCGGCAGTTCATGGTGAGAACGCTGCGGTACGCCAAGAGCTTCCGGcccaagcagctctgggggtaTTACCTCTTCCCCGACTGCTACAACCACGACTACAGCAAGAACAAGGAGAGCTACACGGGGCAGTGCCCCGATGTGGAGAAGACACGCAATGACCAGCTGGCGTGGCTGTGGAACGAGAGCCTGGCGCTCTACCCCTCCATCTACCTCGACCCGCTCCTGGCTTCCACACCCAACAGCCGGAAGTTTGTCCGAGCGCGGGTGATGGAGGCCATGCGCATCTCGCGGCAGCACCACGAGGGCTACAGCCTGCCTGTCTTCGTCTACACGAGGCCTACCTACAGCCGCAAGATGGATGTGCTCAGCCAG CTGGACCTCATCTCCACCATTGGCGAGAGCGCAgcgctgggagcagctggggttATTTTCTGGGGTGACGTGGAGTACACCAAAAACCGG gaGTCATGCCAGACAATCAAGGATTATATGGAAGGAGACCTGGGCCGCTACATTGTCAACGTGACGAcggcagcacagcactgcagcacaacGCTGTGCCAGGGACAGGGCCGCTGCCTGCGCAAGAACAGCACTGCCAACGTCTTCCTGCACCTCAACCCAGCcaccttccagctgcagcaccgGGATGAGGAGCAGCCCCAGCGTCCTCTCATCTGGGCTAAGGGCCACCCGTCTCACACTGACATCCATTTCCTACAGACCCACTTCCGCTGTCACTGTTACCAGGGCTGGCAGGGCAactcctgccagcagccagctggaCCTCATGGGGGTGCTCCTGGCCCCCTGGCACCGATGGGTCTGGGGGTGCTGCTGGTGTTCTTGATGTGGTGCTAG